CGTCAGCTCAATGACCTTCTGTGCCAGCTCGAGGATCGTAAATTCTCCAGGATTTCCCAGGTTGACGGGTCCCGTGAAGTCGTCGGCGCTGTTCATGAGCTTCAGAAGACCGTCAATGAGATCATCAACGTAGCAGAAGCTTCTCGTCTGGCTGCCGTCGCCGTATATGGTGACATCCTCTCCCCTGAGCGCCTGCATGATAAAATTGCTCACAACCCTCCCGTCATTCGGATGCATGCGGGGTCCGTAGGTATTGAAAATCCTCGCCACCTTTATCCTCAGCCTGTGTTGTTTATGGTAGTCGAAGAAGAGCGTTTCAGCACACCGTTTCCCCTCATCGTAACAGGAACGGGACCCGATGGGGTTGACGTTCCCCCAATAACTCTCGGGCTGGGGATGGATTGCCGGGTCTCCATAGACTTCAGAGGTCGAGGCCTGGAGGACCTTTGCCTTGACCCTCTTTGCCAGCCCCAGGACATTGATCGAGCCGTGGACGGAAGTCTTCGTTGTTTGTACCGGGTCGAACTGGTAATGGACAGGGGAAGCAGGACAGGCGAGATTGAAT
The DNA window shown above is from Thermodesulfovibrionales bacterium and carries:
- a CDS encoding UDP-glucuronic acid decarboxylase family protein; the protein is LLEEGNEVLCVDNFFTGTRRNIVHLLQNPYFEVLRHDITFPLYVEVDEIFNLACPASPVHYQFDPVQTTKTSVHGSINVLGLAKRVKAKVLQASTSEVYGDPAIHPQPESYWGNVNPIGSRSCYDEGKRCAETLFFDYHKQHRLRIKVARIFNTYGPRMHPNDGRVVSNFIMQALRGEDVTIYGDGSQTRSFCYVDDLIDGLLKLMNSADDFTGPVNLGNPGEFTILELAQKVIELTQSTSKIVFLPLPQDDPRQRQPDIGLAKTVLGWGPGIPLAEGLKKTIDYFRGA